A segment of the Mercurialis annua linkage group LG4, ddMerAnnu1.2, whole genome shotgun sequence genome:
GTTAATATAAAGCAAAATATATGTATCTAGTGAGCACCAAGCTGTTGGTCtagttgacaaaaataaaataaaaatgatagaGTTGataaagtttcaaaatcatGATAACAAACGGATTATAGTAGTATTTGCTAGATAAATACATTTTGctgtaatatatataattatgataAAAGTTAGAATCTTACACTAGTTGAAGAGCGGTGTGGTCAGCTCGAGAGTAGTGATGATTGGGTTCGAGGAGGTTTACAGGGAAGAAGTTCCGATCAAATTGCTGCGACGGAACAGATTCGTACACAGAACCTGTCATCATGTTTGTTTCCTGATCCTGTTGCTGTTGCTGCTCCTGATGTTGCTGTTGTGCTCTCTCATTTTCAGATATCTGCACCAGTCACCAAGTTTTAATTTACTAATACATACATTACCAATTATCCTTTAATGAAGAAATCAACATCATAGCCAGAAATAAACCTTTGCCCGCAAGTACATGTTGTCATTTTGCAGCTCAATCTCCTACCAACACACAAACATCCAAATTATTACCATCATCTATCTATATATGTTGCACGGAAAGTTGTCGAGTCCTAATTTATTCTTATAACAGATTTTCCATTTTTCATTTCAGCATTTCTGTTTTCGTAAAATATACAACTTCATCATTTCATTTactcaaaaataatatttcttaCAAGAATgagaattaaaattataaaattttataagcaTTTTCAAAAATCCGAACGATAGAATTTGATAAGTTTATGTGCAACATAGCTGAAGAAGCAGTGCACAAATATATAGAGTTGAGAAACAAAAGGTTACCCTTTTCTGCATGTACTCAATTTCAGCAAATAGCATTTCATTCTGCAATATTGAAGCATGTTAATTAGTCTGATGAAACtatagtttaaaatataaaatatatatctgAGACTTTATTGATTCTTGAACTATGAATGTACCTTCTTGGACCTGATTCTACTGATTCCTTTCTCCAATCTGCCTTCTAAGTTCTTGAGTTCCTTAAATGTCAAAGTGCTAAGTGCCTCACCCAAAATATGcctaataataacataaattattCATGAAACAATGTATTATTCAACttcaagaaaaaatatattaactGGATTCATAATTGTTACctgtttaaattttgaatttctcGAATTTGCCTGCGGAGTTTGGTGGATTCTTGTTGGTAGAACTGTGCTCATGTTCATATATACATACACCAATAATCAAGCCTCTAATAGACagtatttgaacttttttcgtTTAAAATTATAGGCGGTCAATTGttacttattaattttttttcagtttcttatttatttgacagaaccattattttttataaattaatttattatatctaGATAAATCAACTTTTTGGATGCTATGGTAATGAGATTACCTGAGTATTGACTTCAGAAACAGATTGTGGATTTGTGGAATCAGAACAGGCTTTCTTATACCTTTCAATTGATCCCCTCACACTGCAAAAGATTATGTTTTAGCCTTAATT
Coding sequences within it:
- the LOC126677599 gene encoding agamous-like MADS-box protein MADS1, whose translation is MCPYIPSYLLQQLTSIFCNSTISSLLNSTNIFFSFLFLVCFLTKLAITDFPNQESEGPSGQRKTGRGKIEIKRIENTTNRQVTFCKRRNGLLKKAYELSVLCDAEVSLIIFSTRGRLYEYSNNSVRGSIERYKKACSDSTNPQSVSEVNTQFYQQESTKLRRQIREIQNLNRHILGEALSTLTFKELKNLEGRLEKGISRIRSKKNEMLFAEIEYMQKREIELQNDNMYLRAKISENERAQQQHQEQQQQQDQETNMMTGSVYESVPSQQFDRNFFPVNLLEPNHHYSRADHTALQLV